A single region of the Salvia miltiorrhiza cultivar Shanhuang (shh) chromosome 8, IMPLAD_Smil_shh, whole genome shotgun sequence genome encodes:
- the LOC130997149 gene encoding uncharacterized mitochondrial protein AtMg00810-like, with the protein MIEEFKKAMSKEFEMTDIGLMAYYLGVEVKQLEDGIFITQEGYAKEILKKFKMEGCKAINTPVECGIKLSKNDGGEKVDPTLFKSLVGSLRYLTCTRPDILYATGLVSRYMENPTTTHFKAAKRILRYLKGTLNYGLFYSCTDDYKLVGYSDSDWAGDNDDRKSTSGFVFFMGDTAFTWMSKKQPIVTLSTCEAEYVAVTSSVCHAVWLRSLLMELGWPQKEPTTICVDNKSAIALSKNPVFHNRSKLTNMKYPPDHSKNFAKVLST; encoded by the exons atgattgaggagttcaagaaggccatgtcaaaggagtttgagatgaccgacattgggctgatggcgtactacctcggcgtggaagtcaagcaactcgaagatgggatcttcatcacacaagaaggatatgccaaggaaattctcaagaagttcaagatggagGGCTGCAAAGCAATCAACACGCCAGTGGAATGCGGGATCAAATTATCCAAGAATGATGGAGGAGAAAAAGTGGACCCGACATTGTTCAAGAGCTTGGTTGGAAGTTTACGGTACTTAACTTGCACAAGGCCGGATATTCTTTATGCGACAGGACTCGTAAGTCGCTATATGGAAAATCCAACCACTACGCATTTTAAGGCGGCAAAGAGAATTCTTCGCTACCTCAAAGGTACGCTCAACTATGGCCTGTTCTATTCATGTACTGATGATTATAAGCTTGTTGGGTATAGTGATAGCGATTGGGCTGGAGATAATGATGATCGGAAGAGTACAAGCGGATTCGTGTTCTTCATGGGAGACACTGCTTTCACCTGGATGTCGAAGAAGCAACCCATAGTCACGCTGTCAACatgtgaagctgaatatgtggctGTCACATCCAGTGTTTGCCATGCAGTTTGGCTCAGAAGCCTATTAATGGAGCTTGGATGGCCACAAAAGGAGCCAACAACGATTTGCGTGGATAATAAGTCAGCAATCGCGCTCTCAAAGAATCCGGTGTTTCATAATCGAAGCAagctgacaaacatg AAATACCCACCTGATCATAGCAAGAATTTTGCTAAGGTGTTGTCTACTTGA